The following coding sequences are from one Sesamum indicum cultivar Zhongzhi No. 13 linkage group LG11, S_indicum_v1.0, whole genome shotgun sequence window:
- the LOC105173227 gene encoding proteasome subunit beta type-1, giving the protein MTKQQANWSPYDNNGGTCVAIAGADYCVIAADTRMSTGYSILTRDYSKISQLADKSVMASSGFQADVRALQKVLAARHLIYQHQHNKQMSCPAMAQLLSNTLYYKRFFPYYAFNVLGGLDNEGKGCVFTYDAVGSYERVGYSSQGSGATLITPFLDNQLKSPSPLLLPAKDAVTPLSESEAIDLVKTCFASATERDIYTGDKLEIVILNASGLRREYMELRKD; this is encoded by the exons ATGACGAAACAGCAAGCGAATTGGTCGCCTTACGACAACAATGGAGG GACTTGTGTTGCAATTGCTGGAGCTGATTACTGTGTGATTGCGGCCGACACTCGGATGTCCACTGGCTACAGTATTCTTACTCGCGATTACTCCAAAATTAGTCAGCT AGCGGACAAATCCGTGATGGCCTCTTCAGGTTTTCAGGCTGATGTGAGAGCTCTGCAAAAAGTCTTGGCAGCAAGACATTTG ATTTATCAGCATCAACATAACAAGCAAATGAGCTGTCCTGCAATGGCTCAATTGCTATCTAACACCCTGTACTACAAACGTTTCTTCCCCTATTATGCTTTCAATGTCTTGGGTGGCCTTGACAATGAAG GAAAGGGCTGTGTCTTCACATATGATGCTGTTGGATCTTATGAAAGGGTGGGATACAGCTCTCAAGGTTCTGGTGCTACTCTTATCACACCCTTTTTGGACAACCAGTTGAAGTCTCCAAGTCCTCTTTTATTACCTGCAAAG GATGCGGTTACTCCACTTTCAGAGTCCGAAGCCATTGACTTGGTGAAAACTTGTTTTGCATCAGCGACAGAAAGAGACATATACACG ggAGACAAGCTTGAGATAGTCATATTGAATGCCAGTGGTCTACGTCGTGAGTATATGGAGCTCCGAAAAGATTAG
- the LOC105173228 gene encoding uncharacterized protein LOC105173228, protein MASMASSSTHFYTHKTYKTNPKSSLNPLFKLSILSHHQEDEPPIQTTHPKGRREIMLRCSEVAVLGAIFHFSGTKPNYLGVQKNPGGLALCPATNNCVSTSENISDLTHYAPPWNYNPEEGRGSKKPVSREQAMEELLQVIKSTKPDNFTPKIAEKRDDYVRVEYESPIMGFVDDVEFWFPPGKKPIVQYRSASRFGNFDFDINRKRIKALRLALEKKGWASENSL, encoded by the exons ATGGCTTCAATGGCATCCTCCAGTACCCATTTCTACACTCACAAAACCTACAAAACAAACCCCAAATCTTCCTTAAACCCCCTCTTCAAACTCTCTATCCTATCTCACCACCAAGAGGATGAGCCACCCATTCAAACCACCCACCCCAAGGGCCGCAG GGAAATAATGTTGAGGTGCAGTGAAGTTGCAGTTCTTGGAGCCATTTTCCACTTTAG TGGGACAAAACCAAATTACTTGGGGGTGCAGAAAAATCCGGGTGGATTGGCTTTGTGCCCTGCCACCAACAACTGTGTTTCAACTTCTGAGAATATCAGTGATCTCACACACTATGCTCCCCCCTG GAATTACAATCCTGAGGAGGGGCGTGGAAGTAAAAAGCCAGTGAGCAGAGAACAAGCCATGGAAGAGTTACTTCAAGTG ATCAAATCAACAAAACCAGACAACTTCACACCAAAAATAGCGGAGAAGAGGGACGACTATGTCCGAGTGGAATACGAAAGCCCAATCATGGGG TTTGTGGATGATGTCGAGTTCTGGTTTCCACCGGGCAAGAAACCCATCGTGCAGTACCGATCAGCTTCGCGTTTTGGGAATTTCGACTTTGACATAAATAGGAAGAGGATCAAG GCTTTGAGGTTGGCGTTGGAGAAGAAGGGATGGGCATCAGAGAACAGTCTTTGA
- the LOC105173229 gene encoding peptidyl-prolyl cis-trans isomerase FKBP43 isoform X2 yields MAFWGIEVKPGKPITHSCEKARGRLRISQATLGISDATKKSIVQCNVGKRSPVLLCALLPNQTESCHLDLEFEEADDVVFSVIGPRSVYLTGYYVRQSQQSNPHSDTESYGVDIENSQTEGSSYCSEDDKYEDSFIDDEESEGYSPSPVSSSKENDKLKNRKDHGKRLKKKFQVVESDDDTISRESEDEDGYLLSVFKSKKAAKTTLDGVGENIAQATTKMGDKSSNDGKCGSKSKEKIDPEDINGKPESAKPKRKRKACSNEEKSCEVESDDHSILREDKEHEVEVSTKLEVGASQSVPPPELSSENCKKAKKRRKKLLLEGASTEGIGMEFHKVDEGNKLEQDLLHVDTIIKDLPAADGDQDQHSDDIFDIKSELPANVGQPEKKIKKKMKKKKTQDEGDLKMGLPNTSDNQQNTIMKDEDQTKIAEPIQKRTLSNGLIIEEMVNGPRDGKAAAAGKKVKIYYTAMLKESGHIFDSNVGKTACKFRLGDEEIISGWNIGIDGMHVGDKRRLIIPPSMGYGKHGAGENVPPNSWLVYDVELVGVRK; encoded by the exons ATGGCTTTCTGGG GCATTGAAGTGAAACCCGGAAAGCCTATCACTCATTCTTGTGAAAAGGCTAGAGGAAGGCTCCGAATCTCCcag gcgACACTGGGTATTAGTGATGCAACCAAGAAGAGTATAGTGCAGTGCAATGTGGGTAAAAGAAGTCCAGTTTTACTCTGCGCCTTGCTGCCCAACCAAACAGAATCATGCCATTTAGATTTGGAATTTGAGGAGGCAGATGATGTGGTATTTTCTGTTATTGGCCCTCGAAGTGTCTACCTTACTGGCTATTATGTCCGACAAAGTCAGCAGTCAAATCCCCATAGTGATAC AGAATCATATGGGGTGGATATTGAAAATTCCCAGACAGAGGGATCTAGTTACTGTAGTGAGGATGATAAATATGAGGATAGTTTCATTGATGACGAAGAATCGGAAGGTTATTCACCATCCCCTGTTTCAAGCAGCAAAG AAAATGATAAGCTGAAGAACAGAAAAGATCATGGTAAGCGACTTAAGAAGAAGTTCCAAGTGGTTGAGTCAGATGATGACACTATTTCACGTGAAAgtgaagatgaagatggcTACCTTTTATCAGTTTTTAAGAGTAAAAAAGCTGCAAAGACAACTTTGGATGGTGTTGGAGAAAATATTGCTCAGGCAACAACAAAAATGGGCGATAAGTCGAGCAATGATGGTAAATGTGGCAGTAAATCAAAGGAAAAGATTGATCCAGAAGATATAAATGGCAAACCAGAGAG TGCAAAAccgaaaagaaagagaaaagcatGCTCTAATGAGGAGAAATCATGTGAAGTTGAGAGTGATGACCATAGCATTCTCAGAGAAGATAAAGAGCATGAAGTTGAAGTCTCTACAAAACT AGAAGTTGGAGCCAGTCAGTCGGTGCCTCCTCCAGAATTGAGCTCTGAGAATTGCAAAAAAGCaaagaagagaaggaaaaagcTTCTCTTGGAAGGGGCAAGCACAGAAGGAATTGGCATGgaatttcacaaagttgatGAAGGTAATAAATTGGAGCAGGATTTACTGCATGTTGACACCATAATAAAGGATCTGCCAGCAGCAGATGGAGATCAGGATCAGCACAGCGATGA CATTTTCGACATAAAATCTGAGTTACCTGCTAATGTTGGTCAACCtgagaagaaaattaagaaaaagatgaagaagaagaaaactcaAGATGAGGGAGACTTGAAGATGGGTTTGCCTAATACGAGCGATAATCAACAGAACACAATCATGAAAGATGAGGATCAGACTAAAATAGCAGAGCCAATTCAAAAGAGGACCTTATCTAATGGGTTGATTATTGAAGAGATGGTAAATGGACCAAGAGATGGAaaagctgctgctgctggcAAAAAG GTGAAGATTTATTACACTGCTATGCTGAAGGAGAGTGGTCATATTTTCGACTCAAATGTGGGCAAAACTGCCTGCAAGTTCCGGTTAG GTGATGAAGAAATTATCAGTGGATGGAACATTGGGATCGATg GTATGCATGTCGGTGACAAGAGAAGGCTAATCATCCCACCATCTATGGG TTATGGGAAGCATGGAGCAGGCGAAAATGTTCCCCCAAACTCATGGCTAGTGTATGACGTCGAATTGGTAGGTGTCCGCAAATGA
- the LOC105173229 gene encoding peptidyl-prolyl cis-trans isomerase FKBP43 isoform X1 — MAFWGIEVKPGKPITHSCEKARGRLRISQATLGISDATKKSIVQCNVGKRSPVLLCALLPNQTESCHLDLEFEEADDVVFSVIGPRSVYLTGYYVRQSQQSNPHSDTESYGVDIENSQTEGSSYCSEDDKYEDSFIDDEESEGYSPSPVSSSKENDKLKNRKDHGKRLKKKFQVVESDDDTISRESEDEDGYLLSVFKSKKAAKTTLDGVGENIAQATTKMGDKSSNDGKCGSKSKEKIDPEDINGKPESAKPKRKRKACSNEEKSCEVESDDHSILREDKEHEVEVSTKLREVGASQSVPPPELSSENCKKAKKRRKKLLLEGASTEGIGMEFHKVDEGNKLEQDLLHVDTIIKDLPAADGDQDQHSDDIFDIKSELPANVGQPEKKIKKKMKKKKTQDEGDLKMGLPNTSDNQQNTIMKDEDQTKIAEPIQKRTLSNGLIIEEMVNGPRDGKAAAAGKKVKIYYTAMLKESGHIFDSNVGKTACKFRLGDEEIISGWNIGIDGMHVGDKRRLIIPPSMGYGKHGAGENVPPNSWLVYDVELVGVRK; from the exons ATGGCTTTCTGGG GCATTGAAGTGAAACCCGGAAAGCCTATCACTCATTCTTGTGAAAAGGCTAGAGGAAGGCTCCGAATCTCCcag gcgACACTGGGTATTAGTGATGCAACCAAGAAGAGTATAGTGCAGTGCAATGTGGGTAAAAGAAGTCCAGTTTTACTCTGCGCCTTGCTGCCCAACCAAACAGAATCATGCCATTTAGATTTGGAATTTGAGGAGGCAGATGATGTGGTATTTTCTGTTATTGGCCCTCGAAGTGTCTACCTTACTGGCTATTATGTCCGACAAAGTCAGCAGTCAAATCCCCATAGTGATAC AGAATCATATGGGGTGGATATTGAAAATTCCCAGACAGAGGGATCTAGTTACTGTAGTGAGGATGATAAATATGAGGATAGTTTCATTGATGACGAAGAATCGGAAGGTTATTCACCATCCCCTGTTTCAAGCAGCAAAG AAAATGATAAGCTGAAGAACAGAAAAGATCATGGTAAGCGACTTAAGAAGAAGTTCCAAGTGGTTGAGTCAGATGATGACACTATTTCACGTGAAAgtgaagatgaagatggcTACCTTTTATCAGTTTTTAAGAGTAAAAAAGCTGCAAAGACAACTTTGGATGGTGTTGGAGAAAATATTGCTCAGGCAACAACAAAAATGGGCGATAAGTCGAGCAATGATGGTAAATGTGGCAGTAAATCAAAGGAAAAGATTGATCCAGAAGATATAAATGGCAAACCAGAGAG TGCAAAAccgaaaagaaagagaaaagcatGCTCTAATGAGGAGAAATCATGTGAAGTTGAGAGTGATGACCATAGCATTCTCAGAGAAGATAAAGAGCATGAAGTTGAAGTCTCTACAAAACT CAGAGAAGTTGGAGCCAGTCAGTCGGTGCCTCCTCCAGAATTGAGCTCTGAGAATTGCAAAAAAGCaaagaagagaaggaaaaagcTTCTCTTGGAAGGGGCAAGCACAGAAGGAATTGGCATGgaatttcacaaagttgatGAAGGTAATAAATTGGAGCAGGATTTACTGCATGTTGACACCATAATAAAGGATCTGCCAGCAGCAGATGGAGATCAGGATCAGCACAGCGATGA CATTTTCGACATAAAATCTGAGTTACCTGCTAATGTTGGTCAACCtgagaagaaaattaagaaaaagatgaagaagaagaaaactcaAGATGAGGGAGACTTGAAGATGGGTTTGCCTAATACGAGCGATAATCAACAGAACACAATCATGAAAGATGAGGATCAGACTAAAATAGCAGAGCCAATTCAAAAGAGGACCTTATCTAATGGGTTGATTATTGAAGAGATGGTAAATGGACCAAGAGATGGAaaagctgctgctgctggcAAAAAG GTGAAGATTTATTACACTGCTATGCTGAAGGAGAGTGGTCATATTTTCGACTCAAATGTGGGCAAAACTGCCTGCAAGTTCCGGTTAG GTGATGAAGAAATTATCAGTGGATGGAACATTGGGATCGATg GTATGCATGTCGGTGACAAGAGAAGGCTAATCATCCCACCATCTATGGG TTATGGGAAGCATGGAGCAGGCGAAAATGTTCCCCCAAACTCATGGCTAGTGTATGACGTCGAATTGGTAGGTGTCCGCAAATGA